Genomic segment of Paenibacillus sp. FSL R5-0623:
TAAATACGGAATTTCAAGCGGATGAGCATACACTGGCACACCCCAGAATTGTTCCAGCTCAATAACGGTTCCTACATGGTCGAAGTGACCATGCGTCAATATGATCGCAGACGGCGGACCTTGAAATCGTTCTGTTGCAACCTGAACAATATGATCTGTGAACCTCGCCATTCCGGTGTCCACGAGGACCCAGTTCCTGCTTCCTGGCTCTCCGATGAACACGACATTAACGAATAGTGTACGTAGACTGAGAATATCGGGCGCGACTTCTTCAAGTCCCGTTAACCCTTCTGTAATCAGATTGTCAGATGCCATTCACGGTTACCTCCCATTAGGCGGATTGTCTCTCTGGTTCCATTCATCTCGTAGACTTCCCTTTTCTGGATCATCTATTCAACATTTCCAATAAAATAGACGGTATACACCCTGTTTCGGGCATACACCGTCTAGTATAGTCATCGACACAACACAATAGAACAAGAACATCTCGGCCAGTTAAGCCGGAAATGCCTCCAAAGCAGCATCGAGCAATTGATTGTACAGATCGTCATCATTTTCAAGCAACTCGTCCATACGCAGTAACTCTTCTTCATCACCGGATTGCTCCGTGAAATGCAAGCTATAGTCCCAGTCTTTTCCGTTCTTGCTCATGAAGGTAATCTCATATACTGACTTTTCGCCTTCTGTGCGGTAAACGGTATTTCCCACGTATCCTTTTTCACCTTCACGGCGCATTTCAGCACTTATAATTTCAATATTCACAATCATTCTCTCCTTTAATCTTTCATCTACAGTCGGTCTCCAACATTTCTGGTAAACCTAGTTTGGTAATTATTATTGGTTAATTGTACAATATATAACGTAGCAACGTATACCTTATTCAATGAAGGAACCATTCTGAGTCCTTACATAGTTGTAATGAGGACTATAATAGCCAACAAGCTACGATATTATTATCACATTGGAGGAAAAAATAGCATGAATACTTTTGAAACGAATCTGCAGCAATATGCTGAACTGGCTGTTCAAGTCGGTGTCAATGTCCATCCTGGGCAAACACTCGTGGTTAACGCTCCAATCTCGGCAGCACATTTTGTACGACTGATTGTCAAAGCAGCTTACGGTAAAGGTGCGAAATTGGTCAAAGTAAACTGGAGCGATGAAACCGTTACACGTCTTCATTACGATCTTGCACCTGATGAAGCCTTCTCCATTGAACCGAAATGGTTTGCAGCTGAAATGACTGAACTCGTTGAAGAAGGTGCCGCTATTCTGCACGTCATCGCTGAAAATCCGGATCTGCTGAACGGTGTAGCGCAGGAACGCATTATTACCAGCCAAAAAGTGCGCGGCAAAGCGCTCGAAAAATATCGTTCTTATCAGATGGCTGACAAATTCAGCTGGTCTATCGTGGCCGTCCCTTCTCCGGAATGGGCAGCTAAAGTGTTCCCGGATCTGCCAGAAGCACAACAAGTGGATCGCCTGTGGGACGTCATTTTCAAAACAGTACGGATCGGTGAACAGGATGCTGTTGCCGAATGGAAAACCCATTTGCAAAACCTGGATTCCCGCGCTGATCTGCTGAACAACAAGAAATACAAGAAGCTTCACTATACAGCTCCAGGCACAGATCTGACCATCGAACTTCCAGAAGGCCATATCTGGGTATCCGGTGGAAGTGTGAATGAGCAAGGACATG
This window contains:
- a CDS encoding aminopeptidase, whose translation is MNTFETNLQQYAELAVQVGVNVHPGQTLVVNAPISAAHFVRLIVKAAYGKGAKLVKVNWSDETVTRLHYDLAPDEAFSIEPKWFAAEMTELVEEGAAILHVIAENPDLLNGVAQERIITSQKVRGKALEKYRSYQMADKFSWSIVAVPSPEWAAKVFPDLPEAQQVDRLWDVIFKTVRIGEQDAVAEWKTHLQNLDSRADLLNNKKYKKLHYTAPGTDLTIELPEGHIWVSGGSVNEQGHVFIANMPTEEVFTAPLKTGVNGTVRSTKPLSYGGNLIDGFSLTFENGRIVDYTAEQGQDALKNLIEMDEGAHYLGEVALVPHQSPISDTNILFYNTLFDENASNHLAIGNAYAFCLEGGKTMSKEELIERGMNSSLTHVDFMIGSGEMNIHGVTSEGAEEPIFLQGNWAF